Genomic segment of Amphibacillus xylanus NBRC 15112:
CATTATCATTTGTTATCATTTTTACTATACGAATCGACCGATGACTTTCAATCGTATGTCAGTGCATCATTTTATACGGTAATACCAATGTCGGTTGTTTATACAACAATCGGTCAATCAGTAATTAATTTTTCACCGCTTGTATCGTTAATCTTATTGGCCAGCTTAACGACTTTATTATTATTTATCTCACGGAAAAAAACCGAACGTGTTAGCGTACGTGAATTTTTGAGATGATCGGGTAACATATTTATTACTTAATTTTATATAAAAAACAGCAGATAGATTTACTAAGAATGAGGGATATAGATGGAGTATAAATTGTTAATTAATTTGATACACGAAGATGCAAAATTACCATATCGTGCAAACGAAGGTGATGCTGGTCTTGATTTATTTTCTATTGAAGAGCAAATCATTAACCCAGGAGAATCAGCATTAGTAAGAACAGGCTTACAAATTGAATTACCTAAAGGGACAGAAGCACAGATTAGACCTAGAAGCGGCTTAGCTTTAAAACACTCAATTACTGTGTTAAATAGTCCTGGAACAATCGACGAAGGTTACCGTGGCGAAATCAAAGTGATCTTAATCAATCATGGTAAAGAAGAGTTTAAGATTGAAAAACATATGAGAATTGCCCAAATGGTGATCGCTCCAGTCCTTAAAGTTGAACTAGTTGAAACAAGCGATCTATCTAAAACAGATCGAGATCAAGGCGGATTCGGCTCATCAGGCAAAACAGGAACTAAATAATCGTTCTGAAAAATTTATTAGCACAAGACGACTAGCAAACTAGCTCAGCTCGTCTTTTTTGTTTATCAGATAATGGCTATCTTTAATGTTTAGTTTAAAAATTGCTGAAAATGTTGAAGAAAATGCGCTAATCATTAAAGTTAGGTCTAAAGAGATTCGAAAAGGTTAAAGATTATGCATTAATCGTAAACGTTTAGTCTATAAAAAGTCGCAAACGATGAAGATTAAGCACTAATCGTTAATGTTTTGTCTAAAAAAAGTTTTAAACGTTAAAGATTAAGCCCTAATCGTTAATGTTTTTCCAAAAAAAGTTTTAAACGTTAAAGATTATGCTCCAATCGTTAATGTTTTACCATAAAAAAGTCGCAAAGATTGAAGATTATGCTCCAATCGTTAATGTTTTATCAAAAAAAAGTCGCAAACGTTAAGGATTAAACCTAATCGTTAATGTTTTGCCATAAAAAAGTCGCAAACGATGAAGATTAAGCCCTAATCGTTAATGTTTTACCAAAAAAAAGTCGCAAACGTTAAGGATTAAGCCCTAATCGTAAACGTTTAGCTATAAAAAAGTCGCAAACGATGAAGATTAAGCCCTAATCGTTAATGTTTTACCAAAAAAAAGTCGCAAACGTTAAGGATTAAGCCCTAATCGTAAACGTTTTGCCTAAAAAAAGTCACAAACATCAAAGATAACGCCAGAATCTTAAACATTTTGCTTAAAAATATGCAAAAACGTTTAAGATACCTCAAAAATATAGACACGCCTACAAAATGTCAAGGTCGCTGCTAATAACAATGCAAAAAAACATAAAACTCCTCACTGTCAATATTCAGAAAAGTCCGTTATAATATCATGAGGAGGAGGTCATACATAATGAATGAAAAATTAACAATGTTTAAAGAATTAACTGAAGCTAAAGGTATTTCAGGTAATGAAAAAGAAGCGCGTGAGGTTATGAAAAAATATATTGAACCTTATGCGACTGAAGTTTTTACAGATCATTTAGGAAGCTTAATTGCTAAAAAAGTAGGTCAAGAGGATGGCCCTAAAGTGATGGTTGCTGGTCACTTAGATGAAATCGGACTGATGGTCACTCGAATTGACGATAACGGTTTCCTTTATTTCCAAACAATCGGTGGTTGGTGGAGCCAAGTAATGCTCGCTCAACGTGTAACTGTTTGTACGCAAAAAGGAGATATTGTAGGTGTGATTGGTTCAAAACCACCACATATTATGCCAGCTGAAGCTCGTAGAAAGCCATATGAAATTAAAGATATGTTCATCGATATTGGTGCAACAAGTAAAGAAGAAGCAGAATCATTCGGCGTTAGACCAGGTGACTCTGTCGTTCCTTACTTCGAATTCCAACCAATGAAAAACGAAAAACTATTACTTGCAAAAGCGTGGGATAACCGAGTAGGTTGTGCGATTGCAATTGAAGTACTAAAACAATTGAAAGACGTAGATCATCCAAACGTTGTTTACGGTGTAGGAACTGTTCAAGAAGAAGTTGGTTTACGTGGAGCTAAAACTTCGACAAACATGATCGAACCAGATATTGGAATTGCAGTTGATACAGGAATTGCTGGAGATACACCAGGAATTTCGCCAAATGATGCCGATGGTAAGATTGGTAAAGGTCCACAAATCATCATCTATGATGCATCAATGGTTTCGCATAAGGGATTAAGAGATTTTGTCATTAAAACTGCTGATGATAATAACATTCCATATCAGTATGCATCAATTGCTGCAGGTGGAACAGATAGTGGTTCAATTCACCTAACAGCAAATGGTGTACCAGCGTTATCAATTGGTATCGCAACAAGATATATTCATTCACATGCTGGCATTATTCATGAAGATGACTTTGACAATACAGTGAAACTAATTGTAGAAGTTATTAAGCAATTAGACAAAGATACAGTACACAAAATAACATTTGATTAATTAGTAAATAAAACCCTGATAAAAAGGCTTTTGCGAATGCCTCTTATCAGGGTTTTTTCATTGATTAGTTAAAAAATCACTAATTAATTCATAATATCCATATTTATTCTTCCGTCTTTAATATCAATGATCCGATCAGCGAGCTGAGCAACCTTTTGATCGTGGGTGATTAAGATAAAAGTTGACTTAAACTCTTCGTTGATTTTCTTCAATAAATTAAAAACGATTTTAGTTGTTTCTGTATCAAGGTTACCAGTGGGCTCATCACCTAAAATGATTTTAGGACGGTTAATTAGAGAGCGGGCGATTGCGGCTCTTTGCTGTTGGCCACCAGACAAATCTGTTGCTTTATTATGTTTAACTTTTGTTAATCCAACTGTTTCAATTAATTCATCAGCCAACTCTAGCGCTTCTTTCGTCACTTTATTATGCTTGATTCGATATGGCATTAAGACATTCTCAAGCACCGTAAACTCAGGGAGCAGGTGATGGAACTGAAAGATAAAGCCGATCGTTTCATTCCGGAGAATCGCCAATTCATCTTTATTCATATTGGCTGTACTTCTACCATCGATGATCACTTCACCACTCGTCGGTGTATCTAGTGTCCCAATGATATTCATCAGCGTTGATTTACCACTACCTGAAGTACCAATAATTGAATTAAACGATGATTCCTCAAAATCTAAATTTATATCAAATAAAACTTGATTCTTTACTTTAGTACCGTAAACTTTTGTAATATTTTTTAGTTCTAGTAGCTTAGCCATTTTTAATCACCTCGATTGGATTCAACTTAGAAGAATTTTTAGCTGGGATAACTGCAGCAACCGTAGTCGCAACAACAGCAATTACAAATGAAATCACGATAAATGGAATATTTAAATTAAATGGCACCAATGCTGTTCCATCAGGATTTTTTACAAAGAATGAAAATGCGTAAGACAAGCCAATCCCGACTGCAACTCCGATCAGACTCCCAACTAACCCTAGCATAAATCCTTGGAATAAGAAGATAAAACTAGCCGTTCGATCCTTAATCCCCATTGCTTTTAAAATACCGAGTTGTTTAGATTTTTGAACAACAGAAATAGCTAGAACTGATGCGATACCGAGTAGCACAGCCAGTAAAACAAATACTTGAATCATATAGCTTGAAATGGATTGACCAGTTAAACCTGATAATAACTGCTCATTTTGATCTTTCCAATTTGTTGTGATTAAATTATCATCCAAATGTGAGGCGATATCCTCCGCTATGACATCAGCCGCAAATACGTCATCAACTTGAGTTTCAATTGCTGAAAGCTGATTTTCCTCATTAAAAAACTTTTGCGCATTATTTAATGGACTGATCATCCAAGATTTGTTCAAACTTGCGACTCCTAAGTCAAAAATACCGACAATCTCTAATTCTACTTCATTAAAACTAGTTGTTAAGAAATTAACGCTATCATTTAAGCTTAGCTCTAAGTCTTTAGCTAAGTTAGTCCCGATCATAATTTCATTTTCACTAGCTGGAATATGTCCTTCAACTAATGAGCTTTCAAAATCATAAATTTGATTGGCTTGTTCAAATTCAAAGCCTCTCATGAGGACAGGGTATGTGTCATCCTCATCTAGCACGATAAAACCAGAACCATCAAATGATTTAGACACAGCAGTTAGTCTTTGATCGTTTTTAAGTTGGTCAAATAATGTATTATCATCTGTAAAATAATTTTGAGTTCCAGCTGCTTCAATGGTAATTTGTGATGAATTCCCAATCGTTGTGTCAACTAAAGAAGCCTGTAAGCCAGTAATTAATGAACCAATAAATATTTGAACCGAAACGCCAATGACAATGCCAATTAGAATAAGTAATGTCTGTCCCTTACTAGATAATAAAAATCGCTTAGCGATACTAAATGCTAGTTTCAATTAAAAAACCTCCTTATGAAGATTTTTTATATCTTCATATGTATGAAGTAAAAAATCTCCGCCTACATCAATATGAGCAGTTGGATTAATCGCAAATGCGCTTCCACCAACTAAGAAGGTTAATTCTTGATCAATGTGTTGTTTGATCGCTTCAATTGTTGATTTTGTCGTTGTTAAATGATAAGTATTTGTCACACTTAGTGAAAGATACTTTGGCTTGATGATGTCGATTGCCTTTAATAATGTAGCATGAGGAGTGAGAGCCCCGATGAAAACAGACTTATAGCCTGCGATTGTAAAGAAATCTGCTACGATTCGAGCACCAAGCTCATGGTGTTCATACTCTGGACACGTCACGATCACACTTTTTTTCGTATCACTCTGCTTTGCTTCTTTAATTACATACGGATAAGCACATTCAATAATCGTTCTGACAATACTACTTCTCACATGCTCACGCCAAATTAATTCATCTGGATCGGAATATTCAGCAATAATATTATTTAATGCTGGTCGCAAAATTTGCTCATACAATTCAACTACAGTGACTTTCTTCTCACTGAGTAAGTTCATGCAGTAAGATAAGGATTTCTCTTTATCTTCATTTTGCAAAAAATGAAGTAGTTTTAGGTAATATTCATTCATAATTCAACGCTCCTTTTAATTAAATAGTGTTCTTTTTGAGGGAAAAAATGCTCCATTTAAAGTAAATAGATCCTGTATCTATCTACCCTAAATGGAGCATATTCAAGCCTGAATTGTTAACCCCGATATTGTTCCATAACTTTTCTAACATAATTCTGTGTCTCACGAAAAGGTGGAATGCCATTATACTTGTCCACATTACCTGGACCCGCGTTATAAGCAGCCAGAGCTAAGCTAGTATTACCATTATATCGATTTAACATTTGTCTTAAGTATTTTGTTCCGCCAAAGATATTTTGTCGCGCATCAAATGAGTTCGTTACACCTAATCCTCTTGCAGTCGCTGGCATCAACTGCATATAACCTTGAGCGCCAGCACGACTCACAGCAAATTGATTAAAGTTTGATTCTGCTTTAATCACAGAACGGATCAACTTCTCATCAATCTGATATGTTTGTGCTGCTTCCTTAATAATTGTATTTAAATCCTTAGAAAGGTTTGCTTCAACTGGTGTTGTAATAGAAGAAGTTTGAGCCAAGATCGACGGACGACCATGAAGTATTTCACGTATAGACATCGCCGATTGTGCTGATATATGTGTTGGCTGATTTAAAGTTTGAGAAAATAAATGATTAAATGAAAGTCCACTGCGCGTTTGATTAACAGGTAAAAATTGATGAATCGTTTGACTTTCAATTAAACTCTGAAGCATTCGAATGTTCATCATAACACTCCTTGTCACAAGTACTATTAAATATCATTTTAAGACAAGTATTGACAATAAGCAACATCAATTGTTTCCATTATAGGTGAATTTATCTCGACATCCAAATAATTTGCTTACATATCATGTTTAATAAAAAAACGACGTAATCCTATGATGAGTAGATGACATGAAAAAAGCACGGGAATTAGTTATTTCCCATGCTTTAGTATCTGTTTAGCTATGCTCCAGCGTGTTGAACCCCTGTTGCTAGTAATTGAACAAGGTCTTTTTTCTTAGTTTGATCAGCTTGTTTCCAAATGAGTTCAAATAGTACACCAAGACCAGGTAACATTTTCTCTTCACCACTTTGAATGGCATCGACAATTGTTGCCTCTAGCTCATCTTGACTATTGTCAGACACATTTGCTAAAATAGCTTTTCTTAAATTCAAATCCATAATTTATCACCTCACATGAAATAATCAGTTGAAAATAGTTTGACCAACTTTAATTCAACTATGTATGATAGAGAAAAAGAATACGATTAAAGGATGAAGTAAATGATCACGTCAGTAAAAAATCAACAGATAAAAAATTGGGCAAAACTAAAACAGAAAAAATATCGCAAAGAACAAGGGTGTTTTATTGTCGAAGGAGAGCATCTTGTTGAAGAAGCATTAAAGAGTGAGTGGGAGGTTGAGACGATTGTCGTTGAATCGACGTTTGAAGCGAGCATTGATTTAACAAATATTCAAGTTGAAACCGTCAGTGATCATGTATTTGCTCACTTAGCACAAACAAAATCGCCACAAGGGATTTTAGCAATTGTTAAAATTAAATCAACACATGATTATGAGAAAAATAGACTCTTATTACTTGATGCTGTTCAAGATCCAGGGAATTTAGGGACAATGATTCGAACAGCAGATGCAGCTGGATTTGATGCAATCATTCTAGGAGATGGAACTGTTGATTTATATAATGATAAAGTTATTCGAGCATCACAAGGCTCAATTTTCCACATTCCAATTATTGAATCGTCACTTGAAGCTGCTATTTTTAACCTACAAGCAGACGGTGTGACTGTTTTTGCATCGACATTAGAGAGAGCTGTACCTGTTCAAACAATTGAATGGCCAAAACAAGCTGGATTAATTGTTGGGAATGAAGGATCAGGTGTTAATCAGACATTCATTGAAAAAGCTGATCAGCTTGTGCACATTCCAATCTACGGCAAGGCAGAATCACTTAATGTTAGTATTGCAGCAGCAATTATGATGTATCAAATGCAACTGAATTAAAAAATAAGCTCCTTAGCATGGGAGCTTTTGTATTATCTAATTCCAGCAGCTTTTTCGACCTGTGCTTGATGTAATGGATCAGGTCTACCATCAACGTGTCGAGTACTATTGCCAAAATAAACATCAAAGTGTCCAGAGATTCCATTGTTAGAAATATACTCGACATCATGAGGCATAAAACTCATACTGGCAGCTAGTTGTCTGCCATCAACCTCAAGAATAATCGCTCGTGTTTTCCACGAAAATCCGCCCCAAATTGATTTAGCTACGTTTGTATCCGCGACGGTATTCGTTTCAGCATCTGCATGATTTGCCCCAATCGTCCTTGTAATATTAAAGCTTTTTCCTGTTTCAATATCAGTTACTTTTGCGGTTTTTCCGATTGTAAAGAGATATTGAGCCTCAGTCCACCAATCTAAATATTCACCATGCTTTTCACTAACAACAGATTTGACGGGAATATGGTGAACCGGTACCTTCAATTGTTGGCCAATGGATAGCATACTTCTTGTCGTTAAATTATTTACCTCTAACAGCTCTTTTTGTGGGATACCATATTGGATACTTAAATTCCAGATGTTATCACCAGAAACGACTGTATGTGTTGTATATGTTACTTTTTTCTCTTCAGTTTGCTGTTGTGTTTCTCCGGTTTGCTCATCTGCAATGATTAATACTTGACCGACTCGGATTAAATCTGAATTTAAGTTATTGTTTGATTTAAGAGCGCTGACTGTAACATTAAACCGCTTTGCAATTGCAGAAAGTGTATCGCCAGCTTTTACAGTATAACGACTTGGTCTCGTTTGTTCTTGATTGATTTCTTGACTTTGTTGTTGAGCGCCAGGGATGGTTAACTTCTGTCCAATTTGCAGTACGACAGAATCTAATTTATTGGCACTTTTGATCGCATCAATCGTCGTGCCAAATTTTTGCGCAATTAAAAATAAACTGTCGCCTGATACGACGGTATAAGTTGTTGCCTTTTGTTCAGTTTGTTCCGCTTGCTCAGGTTGTTGAATTTGTTCAGTCTGCGCTGGAGCAGCTGTATCGTTAACTAATGTAGGAATAATTAGTTTTTGGCCAAGGCGAACTAAATCACTAGATAAATTGTTAGCTTCTTTTATCGAATCAACCGTGACACCATAGCGCTTCGCAAGTACCGATAAATAATCACCCGTCTGAACGGTGTGGTATGCTTTTGGAATAATTAAACTTTGATTAACTTTAATCAGATCTGATTTTAATTGATTAGCCTGCCTGATGTTAGCAATCGTCGAACCAAATCTATTTGCAATCTTCCAAAGTGTGTCCCCGGATTTCACTTGATAATGAATCGAGTCGTTCTGGATTTGTTGACTTGTTTTAGGTGCTGACGCTGCAGAAACGGAATGGTTAGTAAGATTCATTAAAGGAATAGAGGTCAAGGCAATACCACCAATGATCACTTTCATCATTGATACCTTTATATTTGGATATTTCTCTTTAATAATCTTTTTCGCTTGCGTAATAAGATCTTCTTGATTTTCTGCTGATGAGATAAACTCATTGGCAAACTCGTAGCTTGGCTGATCTAAGTAAAGTAGAATTTCATACTCATCACTAGCTTGATTGATCTGCCTGAGTTCAAATCTTTGTATTTGAGTCATATGAGTTGCTCCTTTTTATAGTTATCGCCAATAGTTTTAGATAGAATTTAGATTTTATTCTTTTATTAGAGATCTCGAAACTTAGAATATTGTCTAATTTTTAAAAAAAGTTGCAAAATCATCCGAACTTTTCTATAATGATATGCATATATGAAAAGCATTGAAAGAGCCAGTAAGCTTTTTACTGATCAATGATACAGGGATGCCTTGCCGCGACTGGAAGCAAGCACATTGATAAAAAGCTGAAGTTTCACTCTGGAGCTGACGTTCGGGACCTTGATAGAACAATCAAGTAAAGAACGTTCCGGATTATGTCCGTTACAACAATCAAGTGGGCAATTAATTTTGCCAACTAGGGTGGTACCGCGAAATTTACAAACCTCGTCCCTTTTTTTGGGATTGAGGTTTTTTTATTTTTATTAAAAAAGTGGAACCAGTTCATAAATTTTTTATTTAATTCAAGGAGGTTGTCTTAATGAAAGAGAAATTAACAGCACTGCAAACTGAAGCGCTCGAACAGATAGAACAAGCAACATCTTTAGCTGACTTAGAAAAAGTTCGTGTCGCTTACCTAGGAAAAAAAGGTCCAATCACAGAAGTGCTAAGAGGGATGGGTAAATTATCACCAGAAGAGCGCCCAGTAATCGGTGAGCTTGCTAATAAGGTACGAGGTGCAATTGCTGATGCGATTGAGAAGGAAAAGGCTACTTTAGAAGAAGCTGCATTAAATGAGCGATTAAAAACGGAAACAATCGATGTTACATTACCAGGACGTCCTATTCAAGTTGGAGGCCCGCACTTACTAACACAATTAATTGAAGAGATTGAAGACCTCTTTATTGGAATGGGCTTTGAAGTCAGAGAAGGACCAGAGGTTGAGACTGATTATTATAACTTTGAAGCATTAAATATTCCTAAAGATCACCCAGCTCGAGATATGCAGGATTCATTTTATATTACTGAGGAATTGTTGATGCGTACACATACCTCACCAGTTCAAGCACGTACAATGGGTGAATATAAAGGAAGTAAGCCTGTTAAAATGATTTGTCCAGGAAAAGTTTATCGTCGTGACTCAGATGATGCGACACACTCACACCAATTTACGCAAATTGAAGGTCTTTACGTTGATAAGAATGTTCGCATGAGTGATCTCAAAGGTGTTCTTAATCAATTTGCTAAGCAATTCTTTGGACCAGAACGAGAAATTCGCTTACGCCCAAGCTTCTTCCCATTTACAGAACCGTCTGTTGAGATGGATATCTCTTGTAAAGTTTGTCAGGGAGAAGGCTGTTCTGTATGTAAGCAGACAGGCTGGATTGAAATATTAGGTGGCGGTATGGTTCATCCAAAAGTATTAGAAATGGCTGGCTACGATCCAGAGGTATACAGTGGATTTGCGTTTGGAATGGGACCGGATCGAATTGCGATGTTGAAATATGGTGTTGATGATATTCGCCATTTCTATACAAATGATCGTCGCTTTTTAGAGCAATATCATCAAGCTTAAACGAGGAGGATTAAGATGCAAGTATCTTTAAATTGGTTGAAAAAATATGTAGATCTAGATGGTTATACACCAGATGAATTAGCAAGCCTGATTACAAAAGCAGGAATTGAAGTTGATGGTGTTGCTTATGTTGCAGAGAAAAGCACGAATGTAGTTGTTGGTCATGTGCTCTCTTGTGAGCAACATCCAAATGCTGATAAATTAAGACTATGCCAAGTAGATGTAGGAGAAGAGACATTACAAATTATCTGTGGAGCACCGAATGTAGCACAAGGACAGAAAGTTGCAGTTGCTAAACCAGGAGCGGTACTTCCAGGTAACTTTAAAATTAAAAAAGCCAAATTACGTGGTGTAGAATCACATGGAATGATTTGTTCACTTCAAGAATTAGGTATCAAAGAAGACTACCTGCCAAAAGAAATTGAAGATGGCATTTATGTATTTAATGAAGATGCTGAAATTGGTGCGGAAGTTACTGATTATCTAAACTTAGATGATGCAATTCTTGAATTTGATTTAACACCAAACCGTGCAGATGCGTTAAGTATGATCGGTGTTGCTTATGAAGTAGCAGCAATCCTTGATCGTGAAGTTCGCCTTCCAGAAGAAGAGGTTGAAACAATTGACGAAAAAGCAACAGATCACGTGACCGTTAAAGTAGAAGCAAAAGAGGATAATCCATACTACGGTGCGTTTATTATTAAAGATATTAAAGTAGGTCCTGCACCAAGCTGGATGCAAAATTATCTCATGGCAGCTGGAATTCGTCCGATTAATAACGTTGTCGATATTACAAACTACGTATTACTCGAATATGGTCAACCATTACACGCATTTGACTTTGATAAATTTGGATCAAATGAGGTTGTTATTCGTCGAGCAACTGATCAAGAAAAAATTGTTACGCTTGATGGTGTTGAACGAAAGTTAACAACTGAGCATTTAGTCATTACAAACGGATCTGAACCAACAGCAATCGCTGGTGTTATGGGTGGAGCAGATTCAGAAGTAACTGATGAAACAACAACTGTCTTACTGGAAGCGGCTTACTTTGATCCGAAGCGAGTTCGTATCGGTTCGAGAGATCATCAATTAAGAAGCGAATCAAGCACACGTTTTGAAAAAGGAGTAGATCCAAATCGTGTGAGAAAAGCAGGACTTAGAGCAGCGCGCTTGTTAGCTGAATATGCAAATGGAACGGTGCTCAGTGGAGTTAGTGAATTTGATGAACTAGATCGTTCAGAAAAGCAGATCACAGTAACAGTTGATCGCATCAATAATCGCTTAGGAACAGACATTCAAGCAAGCGAAATTGCGGCTATCTTTGATAAGTTACGCTTCAAATATGTTCAAAACGATGACACGTTTGATATTACGATTCCAACACGTCGTCAAGATATTAGCATCTTTGAAGATATCGTTGAAGAGGTTGCCAGAATGTATGGCTACGATCACTTGCCATACACATTACCTGAAGGGGGCCAACAGGCAGGAAAGTTAACGAAGAACCAGCAATTGAAGCGTTATGTAAAACGATTCATGGAAGGTGCTGGCTTAATGGAGGCAATCACATATTCGTTAACGACAGATGAACGTGCGAAAATGTTAGTTAGCCCAGAGGTTGCAGCAATTTCTAAAAGTGCTGTTCGTTTATCAAGACCAATGACAGAAGAACATAGTACATTAAGACAAAGCTTACTTCCAGAAATGTTGCACGTTTTATCATATAACGTAGCTAGAAAACAACAAAACTTAGGCTACTATGAAATTGGTAAAATCTTTATCGGAAAAGAAGATAAAGTGACATCACAGCCTGAAGAAAAACTGCGCTTAAGTGGAGCGATTACAGGAAAATGGCTCACACATGAATGGCAACAAGAAACAAAAGCAGTTGACTTTTACGTATTAAAAGGAATACTGGATGAGCTATTTGCACGTCTGAACATTACAGCAACATACAAACAAGCTGTAATTAATGAAATGCATCCAGGTCGTACGGCTCAAATTTATGTTGGTGATGTAGCAGTTGGATTTATTGGGCAAGTACACCCAGTTGTAGAGAAAGATTTTGATCTAAAAGAGACGTATGTGTTTGATCTTGACTTAGACTATCTATTCTCAATTCATAATGATGAACCAACGTTTAATAAAATCCCACGTTATCCATCAATTAAGCGTGACATTGCATTAGTTGTTAATGAGTCAGTTACAGCAGCTGAATTAGAAGCAACGATTACAGAAGCAGGTGGCGAGTGGCTTCAGAATGTTCATGTCTTTGATGTTTATCAAGGTAAAAATCTAGAAGCAGGGAAAAAATCAATTGCATTTAGCCTACTATACTTCAACCCAGAGCGAACGCTTAAAGATGAAGAAGTTGAAGCTTCATATGAAGTAATTGTAGAACAAGTTAAAGCTAAACACGATGCAGAATTAAGAGCATAATAAATTATAAAAATGCGTGGTTTTGACAGAACAAATGTTAACTGTCATCGCCACGCATTTTATCGGTTGTACAATATATAACGATGGTGAGTTTGAAAACTTACTAACGTTATTTTTATTTTAAGTAAGCATTTATCATATAATCAGAATAGTTTTATTCACACATACAACAACGGTCGAATTGAAGGGATTAACAACCAGATCAACGTACTAATAATTAGCAAATATTCTCGACATTAAGCCCGAGCGTCTTAATTAAAATTTCCTCTCATCAGAAT
This window contains:
- a CDS encoding LysM peptidoglycan-binding domain-containing protein, giving the protein MTQIQRFELRQINQASDEYEILLYLDQPSYEFANEFISSAENQEDLITQAKKIIKEKYPNIKVSMMKVIIGGIALTSIPLMNLTNHSVSAASAPKTSQQIQNDSIHYQVKSGDTLWKIANRFGSTIANIRQANQLKSDLIKVNQSLIIPKAYHTVQTGDYLSVLAKRYGVTVDSIKEANNLSSDLVRLGQKLIIPTLVNDTAAPAQTEQIQQPEQAEQTEQKATTYTVVSGDSLFLIAQKFGTTIDAIKSANKLDSVVLQIGQKLTIPGAQQQSQEINQEQTRPSRYTVKAGDTLSAIAKRFNVTVSALKSNNNLNSDLIRVGQVLIIADEQTGETQQQTEEKKVTYTTHTVVSGDNIWNLSIQYGIPQKELLEVNNLTTRSMLSIGQQLKVPVHHIPVKSVVSEKHGEYLDWWTEAQYLFTIGKTAKVTDIETGKSFNITRTIGANHADAETNTVADTNVAKSIWGGFSWKTRAIILEVDGRQLAASMSFMPHDVEYISNNGISGHFDVYFGNSTRHVDGRPDPLHQAQVEKAAGIR
- the pheS gene encoding phenylalanine--tRNA ligase subunit alpha, which produces MKEKLTALQTEALEQIEQATSLADLEKVRVAYLGKKGPITEVLRGMGKLSPEERPVIGELANKVRGAIADAIEKEKATLEEAALNERLKTETIDVTLPGRPIQVGGPHLLTQLIEEIEDLFIGMGFEVREGPEVETDYYNFEALNIPKDHPARDMQDSFYITEELLMRTHTSPVQARTMGEYKGSKPVKMICPGKVYRRDSDDATHSHQFTQIEGLYVDKNVRMSDLKGVLNQFAKQFFGPEREIRLRPSFFPFTEPSVEMDISCKVCQGEGCSVCKQTGWIEILGGGMVHPKVLEMAGYDPEVYSGFAFGMGPDRIAMLKYGVDDIRHFYTNDRRFLEQYHQA
- the pheT gene encoding phenylalanine--tRNA ligase subunit beta, translated to MQVSLNWLKKYVDLDGYTPDELASLITKAGIEVDGVAYVAEKSTNVVVGHVLSCEQHPNADKLRLCQVDVGEETLQIICGAPNVAQGQKVAVAKPGAVLPGNFKIKKAKLRGVESHGMICSLQELGIKEDYLPKEIEDGIYVFNEDAEIGAEVTDYLNLDDAILEFDLTPNRADALSMIGVAYEVAAILDREVRLPEEEVETIDEKATDHVTVKVEAKEDNPYYGAFIIKDIKVGPAPSWMQNYLMAAGIRPINNVVDITNYVLLEYGQPLHAFDFDKFGSNEVVIRRATDQEKIVTLDGVERKLTTEHLVITNGSEPTAIAGVMGGADSEVTDETTTVLLEAAYFDPKRVRIGSRDHQLRSESSTRFEKGVDPNRVRKAGLRAARLLAEYANGTVLSGVSEFDELDRSEKQITVTVDRINNRLGTDIQASEIAAIFDKLRFKYVQNDDTFDITIPTRRQDISIFEDIVEEVARMYGYDHLPYTLPEGGQQAGKLTKNQQLKRYVKRFMEGAGLMEAITYSLTTDERAKMLVSPEVAAISKSAVRLSRPMTEEHSTLRQSLLPEMLHVLSYNVARKQQNLGYYEIGKIFIGKEDKVTSQPEEKLRLSGAITGKWLTHEWQQETKAVDFYVLKGILDELFARLNITATYKQAVINEMHPGRTAQIYVGDVAVGFIGQVHPVVEKDFDLKETYVFDLDLDYLFSIHNDEPTFNKIPRYPSIKRDIALVVNESVTAAELEATITEAGGEWLQNVHVFDVYQGKNLEAGKKSIAFSLLYFNPERTLKDEEVEASYEVIVEQVKAKHDAELRA